TGAGATAAAATAACACAAAATGAGAACTGTACATTGTGATGAGCATGAATGTAAGTATGTAACATATAATCGATAAAATATATCTCCTGAAGAAAATTTTGTCCAGAGTCAAACATGTGTCACTTACACGGTAATAAAAGTAATCATATAACCGCAGAATGTGGTACTTGTCATAAGGATCATGCTTGTTGACATACTTGAGAAGCTTTATTTCATCAAGGCTTTGATCAAAAAAGTCCTTgttattctttattattttcacACATACATCCATTCCAGTATGCAGGTCATGTGCTTGTATTGCTTTGCTGAATGCAGCTGATCCAAGGTATTCAGTGACGTGATAGCGCCCGGCTATTACAGAGTTTAGAACAACATGGAAGTTCTTGTCCTCCTCAAAGCCAGTTCTGTACGCAAAAGTCATATCTAAGTTAAAGGATTCTCAGGAAATAAAGCTTGCAAACTGAGAGAAGAAACAGCAAAAGAGAAAATCCCACTTGCTTTCACTTGCAACAATcagaaaggaaaaaggaaaaaaaaaaaaaacaaaacaaaactatggagcaaactcaaaaaaatttaaaagaaaatcatatGTGCACTATGTCAAGCTCAAGTGGAAGATGGCCAGCAAAAGAATACAAGCATGTATCTTACCCAATCCTTGGTCTTAATGAGAGAATCAGCAGATTGATTTATGCTTCCGAATATTTAGGAAATACTGCAACTAAAATGCTTAGAATGCAATGCATAAATTATTTGCCCTCTAATAGAAACCACTTTATATTGTCTTGAATACATTATTCTGGAAAGAGAACTACAACAAGGACCTATGAGGAGGCTAAACAAAGAGCCTCAAAGAAGTTGAATAACAGGTTTAAAATTAAGGAGTTAATAACATGGTCTACCTGATGAAGGAGGGAAGAGTGCTTTGACAGTATTGCCAGCTCAATtccagaaagaaaaagaaaaaaaaaacagagaagagaAGTTAATAGTATAGCTACGGAGTTATACATCATTTTAAGGTCGATAGATGTAAACGGAAGCATCTTAAGCCCAACAAGAAAGCTTGACGAATACACAAGCAGGATAAATTGGTTTACAAGTTACAACTCAAACAAATTCACGAGAAAGAAAAACGTGCCTGTTTTTTCTATGAACAATTTTGAGGTTGAACGTTTCAAATTCCTCCTCCTGAGCCTTGATTTGCTTTACTTGCTCTTGAACAGCAGCTGCCTCCTCATCCTCAAATGTTACCCCAGGATCTTCTTCCCTAGCAAGATCAGTTTTCTCATCCTCCTCTTTCTTCGCATGCTCATGTTCAGTGTAACCATAATTTGAAAGGGAGGACGGACTGGAGTTTGCTGATCTAACAGCATTCAGATTATTGTCATCCCTATAACTTTTGACAGTTGAAGAATCACTGCTCTTCTGCCGCAATGAAGCAAGCATGCCATCCTTTCCCATAAAAGCATTCAAGCTGCTGTCAGTTTCATCATTTATAACAGCATTAGAGTTCTTTGACCATAACGATTTACTAGAGACTGTTTGTAGTGCTCCCTCATCCTTGAGGGGAGGTGGAAATGAAAATCCCCCATCCATACGATTTTTCACCTGGGTAGACTcacttttttcattttctatcacATATTTATGGGAATCATGCTTACTAATTCTCTGTTCGTCCTTGTTAGATTTATCAACATACTTCTTGTTTGAGTCAGGATGAGCGTGCCTAGAGCTACCAGTTCCAACGTCGTGATCACGAAAGTACTCTATGTCCCCTTCACTACTGCCTCCTACCAAACTTTCCCGGACTTCACTACCAATTTCAGCAGCATCACTATTGATCCCCACCCCGATGGATCTAACTGAACCATGCTGATCCTCCTCGATGCATATATCATCCAGCCGTGCCCTCCCAGACTCATTCAGAACTTTACTGTCCCCAAGCATGACGAGTTCGTTTGTCTGAGTGACAAATCCCTGCCAAACAGGTTCTGCACGCATCAAACTTAGCTCTTCTTCATCCATCAATTGTCCATCATATTGAGCCATTAAATCATTCTCGTTGCTCCTGCCATACATTTCAGTCACTGACAAGCCAATAGGATCATCTGATGCTGAAACAGGTTCCACGTTTTTCGTTTGAAAATACTGCTCACCAGAAAAATAAGAATCTTCCTCCGCAAACGATTgatcatcatcgtcatctttGGTAGGACCTCTTTCCTGTGGATCGGGAACACTCCCATGACCCGTTCCTTTCTCATTGTCACTAGGGTAATCGATTTCATGAGCCAGAAACCAGGCCTCATCCTCAATAGGTTGTCTCATGTATCCAACATCGTCGTCGTCGTCATACTCATCAGAATCCCAATACTCATTAGGGTAGTCAACCGATTCACTCAATCCATCACCAACAGTTGCAAAACCAGAAACCAGGTCAGATGTATCTTCCGTGATTCCCTGACTTACAGATAACCAGCTGCCTCCGACAGCTCTTTTCATTCCTGCACCAAGAACTCAAAAGTAAAGCTTATCACCAAAAACTTATAAAAAGCAGATCATCCAGTGACAAACAAGCAAGCTATTTATATGTTatgggaaataaaaaaaaaatccaggacCCCAGAAAGAAAACAAGGAGATTCCTCCCAAGACAAGGAACTGGGTGACTTCAACATGCTTAGAACAAAAATAATCAGCAACCTTTGTAAGACAATGGTAGCCATTAGAGTAAAGATTAGTTTCAATATTAAAAACACACCACTTCCGACAGTTTCTTATTCTCAGTACCAAAGAATGATAAGAAGATGCATGTCCACCACATTGGCAAATTCCATAAGGTGACTTCTCCAAGCGAAATTGTTTAAGGCAGTCAAGGAAATTATGTTTCTCACAAAGGATTTCAAGACTGGACTTGAAAAATAAGTATCAAAAACAGGAATTTCAAAATGTACTAACTATAAAGACAAGTTTTCCAGTATAAAAGTAGGAGAAACAGTGCTAGAGTGAAGAAAAGTGTAATAAGGGCCTTATTGCTGGACTGTATGGCATCTTTTACTGATGTATGCTTATACCGATCAACCAGGTTGACAATGGCCAAGCACCAAGGATACctgataatttttattatctGAAAGGTGAGCCAATGCAACAATAACTGTACCAAAAGCAGTAATTTTCATCCAATTCCAGAAAGTTGATGCGAGCATAAAATTAGTGGATGCAAAGAGACCCTCAAATGATCAACAACAGAACACAATCAGTGTTTAAAGCCTAACCTTATGTTACAGTATCAGCAAACATAAACTTACCTAAGGAGCTGATTTCTTGTCCAATAGGAACATTTAGATATGATCCAATAAGAAAGGTACTATCGGCACTGCTAATTAGTTTTGCACCAGGTTCATCACGCTCAAACTTTTCCTCCCAATTAACACTCAATGGTTTATCCTCTGACTTGAGCTTAACTGCTGGGAGCCTTGGAAATTCTTCCTTTGCGTTATCAGAGCCAAGAGGAAAACCTAAACTGCTAACATGATTTTGGTCAGAACTGCCTAGAGACTTCTGAAAATATAAAGCTCTACCTACCTCATCCACCTGCTCTTTAATTACAGCCCTAGCATCAATGTTAtctactttcttttttccttcttttttctcatAACTCGTGGTACCATAACTTGTGGACAAATCCCCCTTGGAAAATGGGAAAACGGTCTTGACAGAACAATCCTTCCATAGATCTGAATTTGAATTGATGTTATCATCACCTCTGGACCATGGGTTGTCCACAACATTCTCTTTCGAATATGCACTGCTGGTCATAAGTGGCTGATCAACTTCGACTGGTTCGCTTCTTTTTTCAAACTTAGATTCCTTGTTGGCCTTACTGGTGCTTCCGATATATGAAGTTCTCTTCTCTCCAGAAAAGACAATCTCTTCTCCACACATCAAATCAACTTTACCAGGATCAATACCTTCAGTTGTACGCATTCTTGGCTGCTCAGAAATCTGAAGCTCCGAAAGGTTCTTCGAATTACTCACGCCATCATTTTGATAGGGAACAGAAGGACCATTGCTAGGATTGAAGTTCCACGAATACAAATCAAGTACATTGTTGTCTGAATTCTTAGAAAAAGCGAAGCTCTCGACACTTTTTCCAATTGCCTCATCAGGCTTACTCCGATCCCCAATAGAAGCAGCATTTCTCCATTTGCTTTCAGACCCATTTCTACCAGTCCCACACTCTATTTCTTTCACAATCAGCTCCTTAGAAACTTCATCACTGTTTTGAGAAGCTGACCCTTGATTTCCACTGTTTAATTTGCCCCCATTCTCTTCTTCCAACACCTTATCAGGGTCCTTGTGTTCAATGTTTAGTTTTTGCATGAATCCATTTAAATCAGATCGATTACTAAGCTCACTCCGCAAAGCTGCCTCTGCTCTTGTGAAGCGATTTCTTCGCAGGAAGTCCAAAATCACATCAAATGAGTTTGTGTCTGCCATCATCAACAGCAAAAGCGTACAGAGAGATACTATAAAGAAAAAACCACCAATCCTGAAAAGAATCcaagtaaaaagaaaaagaaaaatagattaTTCTAAGGGAACATGAAGATTTGTGAAGCATAGTTTAATAATTTTTGACTTTCTAATAAAGGCAACTAAGCCAGAAGTCATGTAATAGGCTAAGCAATTTGTGATTTTTGTATCTTTTCCTATAAATGACTGGGAGCTATAAACAtaacaattttaatttctttcccTCGCCTACATAGTCAGCTACTGGAAAGTTAAAATAGCACATCAGAACATCTCCACAACACATTAGATgagaaattaaatttatatatcaATAAAGAACATAAGATCAAACAAAGTAGAAGTTGTTCTCATAAGATATCACTCTCAACCAAAGTTCAAATGCccaagaaataaaaaaggaaaaagaaaccaTAAACCCAATCCCTTAAGCGCATTTACTTCCTAAACACGAGAAACCCGAAAGTGCCAACTTTCCACATTGCCGAATTCAATCTAAAAACACCATTAAGgcaaccccccccccccggtGGCATTTTTAGCAGTTCATAGTATACTCCCCCACGATTTCTCCCCCGTCAAAAAGAAAACCTATACTAAtccttaaaaacaaaatcaaaatgccGCAGATGCCAAGATCCACTACTCCAATCCAAAACCCTAGAACTTTCAGCAAAAACAATCCCCAACCAAGATTCAACAGTACAAACACAATCCGCAGATTCGTAAAACAAAGCAATACAAAATCTCGCTCACACGATACGCTAACACATATGCCAGTGTACCTAAACATGGACGAATACTTACGGATCGAAGGCAGAAAATCCTGCAAGAAAATAAGGGAAGGAGTTCTAGGTATTGAGCAGCGTCCCATCTCAAACAACCATTAACGTTAACACGCAGCTCTGCAATACAACAAAACAGGAAATTAGCATCTCTCTCCGccctttttctctccttttgtttttcaatttcggCCTGCACTCGCCATCAGGCCTGGCATTACACACACAGGAgctaaaggtttttttttttttttctttttcctagtaataacatttaaataaataaaaactggGAGATCTAATATCCTGCATGCGGTCTCCTTCTATACCTTTGAATTCTGACCGTTATGTGTGTTTAAACCAGATTTACTCTCATCGTACGGTGGACAGTGAaagattgtattttattttgggaaaatattttaaatatgggGATGTTAGGTTTTTTTCTAGTATATTCCACATTAGTTTTTATTAGATTGTGGTATTTGAAAGATATGGAATGATATTTAATAGGAGAGAGAATTTGAGTTATCTATGGCAATTAAGAGACCGGACAAAATTGAGAATCACGAATGACCCACATGGCTCTCAtgtgtgtgtggtatctcatagagattTCGAGTTCGAAACTCCTCATCTCATCTCTATACTCAAAAGAGAGATCAAACACTTTTTAATTCTTGATTGTTCTCTCAATGGACTGGACTAATCATTAATCCATGGCCATGCCATTATTATTCCAAATACATAATATTTATATCATGAACTTTCaaccaaataaagaaaaaataaaatggttCATCATCATGGCCTAATGTCTGTATAGTTAACTCCATAACCCATGATTGGTATTTCTTATAAGTCTGTTCGTACATAttctttatattgatttttatgtGACATCAACGAGTTTACTTCAAGAACAGTGAGAAATTTGACCATATAAgtatattgaaataattttcaacttcaAATTCTCGAATTGAAACGTTTAAATATTGGATGATTAAGTTGCATTGATGTTAAAAGACAgcatctttatttgtttttggttgTATTGGGTTGTATTGGGCATGGCTCATGTATACGCTTGTGCTAGTGTCTTGTTTGTTTTGAGACTTGGCCCTACTCCTCTCCATTCGTTAGTTTGGCAAAACATCAATACTCTTCaattaattgctcaactctaaatgcttgttttgtttgtcaaggatgctttgaagtttgaagtaACCACCATTGCATGGCCTTATATTTGAGGGGCATGGGCCGCATGGCTAATATATGGGTTGGTCCTAGTGGTTAAATTAGGCCCAAAAGCTCTAGAGTTGATGGTATGAACTTATAAAGTATTCTGTTTATATTCAACAATTATAAGCTAGTTCATATAAGATGAtacgaaaaagaaagagaagaagaagatcaccAATCCCAAGTTGTAAGTAGAGTTTTTCTCAACATTTGTAATATAGAGAAAGATAATAATTGTAGGTGTTCAAATCTACAATCAAAAAAATGTTCGAGAGGGACTACTAGTAATCTGTGAAACGAACATACCTAGATAATCGAGGACCTTGGACACTGGTGAGGTGTCCACCAAATGGTCTTCGACGATCGAGTCAATGATGATTGTGATGACAAAAAGAATATAATATGTGTTTATCGTATATTCTGATTTTGGTTTATGTATGTTCAATATAGAAAGGTATGTCACTCGTTAGGGTTGCTTGCAAATTCAAGAGTTCAGTTGGTTCAAGAAAGGGAAGGAGAGGAAGAACAAGATCCTTTCAATAGTGAAGGATATTGACTTAAGTATTTGAAAAGACACGTGTCTCCCAACTATTCGAGACGTTAATATATGTTATTGTACGTTAGAGAGAAAGGCTACTTGCAATAAAAGTGTGCCAGTACCAGGTCTGACCACCTAGTATGGCGAAACGGACAAGCCAATGGTCGGTTTCCTGTGTCAGAAGCAAAGTTTGATATCAGTAAGATTGATCTGAAAGAGCTATCAGTAAGATTTGATATCGGAATGATGAAAGATCGAGAGTTGAAGTCGAGGTTATGGAGAGGTCGACGTTGAAGAGTGGGCCAATGCGAGGTGATGAGAGGTCGATATTGAGGTGGGCCAAATGTCGGAATCAAGATGCGTGAGAAGGATGCAGTTTTGAATATTATATCTGTCGAAAAATCGTGAGCCTTCACAGATAGGGCAAACGATTTTTGGCTACTACAATAATCAAAACCCAACGATAACTCGCATCGCTCAGGATAATACATTAAACAGCTggattcaaaacaaaatttcccTAAACACCAGGTAAGCATTAATTACGATTTAATTCATAACATTGGCCCTTGAAAGATAAATTTTTTAGGCAATCTTGATAAGCTGGAATTAATAGGATTAGTTGAATTTGTGTATTCCAATTTAAAAAGATTTTATCTCCAAACAGTTGGACAACTcctaaataatttatttattttttaaatatttttcttattattgtGGCTCCTTCAAATTATTTCCAATGACCATCAAACAATTATAGGAGCATCAAATGgagccaaataaataaatatttgaattttGCTATActgtcaaagaaaaaaaaatcaattatttgattttaacCATTtcgaaaattaaaatattaattaagaaaaaaaataaaaataaggataaggCAGAAAAAATAGATATTCGCATTTCGCAAGACGTTGACCGCTAAACCACCCAGACCTCACCTCTTCTTAGAATGCTACCCAATCACACGCGGCCACGTCGACAGAAATTGACTCGAAAGCAGCGACGGGTTCAATACGCACCGTATTAACGGGTTCAAGAATCCCGTTAGGCTGCATCTCTCTTTCGCTTCACTCTCTGCGTGAATGGTGAAATCACTTCTGGACTAATTTAAAACAGAGGGAGGGAAGGAGAGAGACCAAATCATCGTCTCTCCGTgcgtgaaagagagagagagagagagaggaatggcGGAGAAAATGGTGGCGATGCTATTCGTCGCCGTTTTGATGCTGATGGCGGTGGATCAGGTGAGGTCGGACGCATCGAACCATCGGTACAAGGAGGGGGACCAAGTGCCTCTCTATGCCAACAAGGTCGGCCCGTTTCACAATCCAAGGTATCACAACCAATTCTCCGCCGCCGTATGATCTCGAGGCCCGAGGGTTTTTTTGTATGTTGATTTAGTTGAATCTAATTTGGATGCCCGTGTTTTGGAGCTGGATCTGATACGGTTTTCATTTTTATCTGGATTAAGTCTAATTTCCTTATAGTCTTTAACGTGGTTTAGTTCTCGAGTAAAAGAGTGCGATGAATACTGaaagttcaattttattgtggCTTCGCCAGAATTTCATTTGTTATTACATGTACAGTTTCTAGGTATTCAACCACAGTCTCTTCTCCATTGTTACTGTGATATTTGCAGACTAATGTCTGTTTTTGGCTTTTGTGCAAGTTATGGAGTCTGCCTCTTTCTTCAATGAGGAGTTGGATCTAGTTTAAATCGATCCAACAATTTAAATTTGCAGTTGAACTTTTGAATAGGAAATTAGTGTAACCAGATTTTGTGCCAATAATCAGATCACTTACAGTAGCATGTAGATGCGCAATATGGATGGAGAGAAACGGAGGAGCAAGAACTGAGATATGAATAGAAAGTTTCAGCCTTTTTATAGTATGCATTTTTTCACGATTTTTTGAATGCATCtcttttaattagtttttctttGAAATCTCGTTTTGATAAAGAGAATTTGATTCCTGCCAACTCCCCTTCCCATTGGTATTTGATCTGTATTTCAGTTGGACTCATAATAATctaccttcttcttctcttccagcGAAACCTACCGATACTATGATCTTCCTTTCTGCTTGCCAGGTTtgcatttgtttgtttttttttttttgtgtgtgtgtgtgtgtaacttTGGCTTTTGCTAGTAACTTTGTTTAATTGGTCGGGTTTCTGTGCAGATGACTTGAAAGAGAAGTCGGAAGCTCTTGGTGAAGTGTTGAATGGAGATCGATTAGTCAGTGCCCCCTACAAACTTGACTTCCTACGTGATAAAGACTCTGAGCGTGTTTGCAAGAAGACATTCACAAAGGAACAAGTGTTGCAGTTCCGATCTGCCGTGAAAAAAGACTATTACTTTCAGATGTTTTATGATGACTTACCCATTTGGGGATTCCTAGGGATGGTTGACAAGGAAGGCAAGGATCCCAGTGACTACAAGTATTACCTTTTCAAGCATATCCATTTTGATATCTTTTACAATAAGGACCGCGTGATCGAAATCTATGTGCGAACAGACACCAATGCCGTTATTGACCTTACAGAGGATAAAGAAGTTGATGTAGAGTTCTATTATGCCGTCAAATGGAAGGAAACAAACATCCCTTTTGAGAAGAGAATGGACAAATACTCGCAGTCATCTTCATTGCCTCATCATTTGGAGATCCATTGGTTCTCAATTATAAATTCATGCGTGACAGTTCTCCTTCTAACAGGGTTCCTTGCTACAATCCTCATGCGAGTACTTAAGAATGACTTTGTCAAGTAAGAGCATatgatttggttttcttttgtgCCTGTTTCGCTTCTCTTTGCCCTAATGCCCTTCCATTTTTAACTTATGTTTTCCTGTAAATAGATATGCCGATGATGAGGAATCAGCTGAAGACCAGGAAGAGAGTGGTTGGAAATATATCCATGGAGATGTATTTAGGTACCCTAAATACAAGTCTCTATTTGCCGCTGCTCTTGGTTCTGGTACCCAATTATTTACTCTGTAAGTTACTTAATCATCTATCTACGTTCAAGCAAGTGGAGTTCCCTTTAGGAGGTTTTAATGTATTTGTTGTTCATATTGCTTTATGGTTTTTCATGTGTGTTTGTTGCTTTGCAGTACGATATTCATCTTCATCCTGGCATTGGTTGGCGTGTTTTATCCATACAACCGAGGAGCTCTATTCACTGCATTGGTTGTCATATATGCACTCACATCTGGAATTGCAGGTTACACTGCAATTTCCTTTTATTGTCAACTGGAAGGAACCAACTGGGTATGGCCTTCTTAATTTTCACCTGATTTGGGTGTTTTACTGACTTGCGCTTGAAGTACTTTTATTGATATCAGATTTTTCGATGTTGTGCCATGACAGGTGATGAATCTGTTACTGACAGGATGTCTCTTCTGTGGGCCTCTGTTTCTCACATTCTGCTTCCTGAATACAGTTGCAATTGCTTACACTGCCACTGCTGCTCTTCCATTTGGCACAATTGTGGTTATTGTACTTATTTGGGCACTTGTGACCTCACCTTTGTTGGTGTTGGGTGGGATTGCTGGAAAGAATAGCGAGGCTGAGTTTCAAGCTCCTTGCCGCACTTCTAAATATCCCAGGGAAATTCCTCCCTTGCCATGGTATCGTGGAACAattcctcagatggctatggcaggGTTTCTTCCCTTTAgtgctatatatatagaacTCTACTACATATTCGCTAGTGTTTGGGGGCACAGGATTTATACTATCTACAGTAtcttgtttattgttttcattATCCTCGTGATAGTAACTGCTTTCATTACTGTGGCATTGACTTACTTCCAACTTGCTGCTGAGGACCATGAGTGGTGGTGGAGGTATGTGGCCCTTGTTCGTTTGTTTTCTTGATTCAATATTATTACCTGTAGAGAAACAAACACATTTATTAATATCTGCTCTTAACATATCCTTCTATCTGTGTGTTTGAGATGGTGTAGTTACATCATGCCCTCAATTTTACTTCTTTCCTACTCCATCTCTCTTTGGGGTCACGGAGAGTAGTGCTTATTTTAGTGGGTTTTCATCTTATTGTGTGATTTCTTGGATTCTTTTGATCTAAAGTGGGTCTTcatagtttatttttttttgggttttgtccTCCCTTTTCTATTCTGTCCATCCATTGATTTATCTTATGTTTCATATTTGAGCCGTCTATTGATGAGATTGATTTACAGACTTAGATGCATTTAAGAAGGGTCAACTAGTGTAGACCAGACATGCATAATGCTTGGCTGTTGTCTTGTACTCTTTGTTAAAAATGGATTGCATAAACAGAGTATGATTGTAAACTTGGGAGAGCAAGTAGCATGGTTTGATGAGCTTTGAGttcattctttttctctgtCTCTTGAAAGATTCTTTCATGTATCTAATGAAAACTGACGTATGGATCCCTGAGCTCATCTCTTTGCTTCATTTTGTTTGCAGATCTTTCCTCTGTGGCGGATCAACCGGCTTATTTATCTACGCCTATTGCTTATATTATTACTATGCGCGCTCAGAGATGTCTGGCTTCATGCAGACCTCATTTTTCTTTGGTTACATGGCTTGTATCTGCTATGGCTTCTTCCTCATGCTTGGAACTGTAGGTTTCCGTGCAGCTTTACTTTTTGTTCGTCACATATATGGGTCTATCAAGTGTGAGTAGGCAGTTTGTCTTTCGTTAAAGAAGTTATCAggtatttttccttttgtttttagtCCCAGACTCCCAGAGATGCCGTGTAGAGAAGTCTTGTACAGTAAAGTGGAATGAATGTTCATTTGATATCTTTTTTTCCCATTATTTTATCAGGACAGCAAAATAATCTCATGAAAGTGATATTTTATAGGTGTAAGTTTCGAAATGACCTCTGAATTTTAGTGAAATGATCAATTTATCCCTTGAACTTTATTTATGATCAATTTAGTCCCTCAACTTTCAAGGTTATAGTTTGTTGGCCCTTTCGTCTATTTTAACTAATGTGATATATTTTTCCATTAGTTATATGAAATGTGATAAATTGTAGTTATTTTTTTGGGTCGATTTGCCCCCTATAGTTCCGACACTAGTTATTCATGTCCATGTAAATTGCTATAACATATCAAAGTATCTCATGTATTATACGTCATTTGCAAATAAATTAATTTCGGTGCCATCTCATGTGAGAAAAAAACTGTCCCATCAGTTAATGGATTACAATCTTAGAAATTGAGGggttaaaataattttaaataaagttTAGGAAATAAATTGATCATATCACTAAAGTTGATGCGTCATTTCAAAACTTCTccctattttattaaattaaagaGAACAAATAATCTCATGGAAGTCAAAAGTCAAgaaatatggacaaaattgacaTTCAAacttctcaaatttcacaaaatctgAACGGAAGGAGACGGAGGGAGAGAGATGGCGCCAGTAACGCTACTGTGAAGCAAAAAACGAGGGCTCAAAATGAAATTGCAGTTCTGTCTGTCAGTGCCCGACCTTAGCGTTGGAGGGAGGAAGTGAAGCGATGGCGGCTCTGCTGCAACAACTCTTCACTGACCAACACCTATGCGCCGTTGCTACGAATCTAACCTTCCCAGTGTGCATCTCTGTTCTTCTACTTTGCTGCTTGATCTTGGTAGCCAAACCGAAAAGCACCGAATGTTTTTGTACGTTTACTGCTCGTTTGGTCATAGGGATACGAATGGTTTGAGAGCTGCAACTACTGCTCACGCTGCGATTTCGAGAACTACGAAGCTGCATTTGACACCAAGCTTCGATCAGTGCTCAAATTGGCTACAGACTCGGAGTTGTACGAGCTTGAACGAATCCTTTACGGTCGCAGGTTATTTCTTTGCTATACTGTATTTCAGAGGAATTAAGGCTCTACATATTGATGAGAGCGACTTTTCAACGGAAGAACATAGCGAAATTTTCTTTacatctgattttttttttttaatatatatttacctATTTTATTCCTCTACTGAAGTCCATATCAAGTTGATGAGCGAGAAAGTTTAGGTTTAGCGGAAGACCTTGATGAGCGAGAAACTTATATAGCAGCTCTTGAATCACGATTCTTCTTCCTTGCAGCTGTTGCACGGTCTACATTGAGGTGACTGTGATGTTTGGATTTGGTAGCCAgttccacatttttgttttatacAAACAAGTCCACAATGTCTGTTTAAGAAATTATTATATGAAGTAGATGGTTTTCCATAATTGTTTGA
This DNA window, taken from Tripterygium wilfordii isolate XIE 37 chromosome 20, ASM1340144v1, whole genome shotgun sequence, encodes the following:
- the LOC119987081 gene encoding transmembrane 9 superfamily member 2-like codes for the protein MAEKMVAMLFVAVLMLMAVDQVRSDASNHRYKEGDQVPLYANKVGPFHNPSETYRYYDLPFCLPDDLKEKSEALGEVLNGDRLVSAPYKLDFLRDKDSERVCKKTFTKEQVLQFRSAVKKDYYFQMFYDDLPIWGFLGMVDKEGKDPSDYKYYLFKHIHFDIFYNKDRVIEIYVRTDTNAVIDLTEDKEVDVEFYYAVKWKETNIPFEKRMDKYSQSSSLPHHLEIHWFSIINSCVTVLLLTGFLATILMRVLKNDFVKYADDEESAEDQEESGWKYIHGDVFRYPKYKSLFAAALGSGTQLFTLTIFIFILALVGVFYPYNRGALFTALVVIYALTSGIAGYTAISFYCQLEGTNWVMNLLLTGCLFCGPLFLTFCFLNTVAIAYTATAALPFGTIVVIVLIWALVTSPLLVLGGIAGKNSEAEFQAPCRTSKYPREIPPLPWYRGTIPQMAMAGFLPFSAIYIELYYIFASVWGHRIYTIYSILFIVFIILVIVTAFITVALTYFQLAAEDHEWWWRSFLCGGSTGLFIYAYCLYYYYARSEMSGFMQTSFFFGYMACICYGFFLMLGTVGFRAALLFVRHIYGSIKCE